A part of Neovison vison isolate M4711 chromosome 6, ASM_NN_V1, whole genome shotgun sequence genomic DNA contains:
- the SON gene encoding LOW QUALITY PROTEIN: protein SON (The sequence of the model RefSeq protein was modified relative to this genomic sequence to represent the inferred CDS: deleted 3 bases in 2 codons) has protein sequence MATNIEQIFRSFVVSKFREIQQELSSGRSEGQLNGETNTPNEGNQAGDAAASARSLPNEEIVQKIEEVLSGVLDTELRYKPDLKEASRKSKCVSVQTDPTDEIPTKKSKKHKKHKNKKKKKKKEKEKKYKRQPEESESKAKSHHDGNIDLESDSFLKFDSEPSAVALEHPVRAFGLSETSESPAVVLEPPVVSMEVSEAHTLETLKPATKTAELSVASTSTISVQSEQSVAVTLESSMTKILDSFTTAPVPTTTVVLKSPEPAVTMSMEYQMKPMLKSLETTPPEQSKVMLEPPVAKGLEPSETLVLLSEISTEVHPEPSTSTTMDFPESSATEGVRLPEQPVEVPSEIADSSMTRPQELPELPKTTALEQPESSVASVMELPGPPATSKPELQGPPVTPVLELPGPSATPLPELPGPLSTPVPELLGPPATAVPELPGPSATSVPQLSQELPGLPAPSMGLEPPQEVPEPPVMAQELPGLPAVTAAVELPGQPAVTVAMELTEQPVTTSELEQPVGMTAVEHPGQPEVTTATGLLGQPEAAMVLELPGQPVATTALELPGQPSVTGVPELPGLPSATRALELSGQPVATGALELPGQLMATGALEFSGQSGAAGALELLGQPLATGVLELPGQPGAPELPGQPVATVALEISVQSVVTTELSTMTVSQSLEVPSTTALESYNTVAQELPTTLVGETSVTVGVDPLMAQESHMLASNTMETHMLASNTMDSQMLASNTMDSQMLASNTMDSQMLASSTMDSQMLATSSMDSQMLATSSMDSQMLATSSMDSQMLATSSMDSQMLATSSMDSQMLATSSMDSQMLATSSMDSQMLATSTMDSQMLATSTMDSQMLATSSMDSQMLASGTMDSQMLASGTMDAQMLASGTMDAQMLASSTQDSAMLGSKSPDPYRLAQDPYRLAQDPYRLGHDPYRLGHDAYRLGQDPYRLGHDPYRLTPDPYRMSPRPYRIAPRSYRIAPRPYRLAPRPLMLASRRSMMMSYAAERSMMSSYERSMMSYERSMMSPMAERSMMSAYERSMMSAYERSMMSPMAERSMMSAYERSMMSAYERSMMSPMADRSMMSMSADRSMMSSYSAADRSMMSSYSAADRSMMSSYTADRSMMSMAADSYTDSYTDTYTEAYMVPPLPPEEPPTMPPLPPEEPPMTPPLPPEEPPEGPALPTEQSALTAENTWPTEVPALPPEESVSLSEPSVSQSEISEPSALPANYSVSASDPSALVSEAAVTVPDPALEPESSVTSTPVESAVVAEEHQVVPERAVTYMVSETTIMSAEPTVLTSEPSVMSETAETFDSMKASGHASEVPLSLLDPAAANPEASQSTLELPAMAVSELPAVAVPEPPTGTVPEPPAAAVLEPPAVAIPDPTAVAVSDPVAVAVPDTPAEGVPETLALAESEHVTTPVPVVSALEPTVPVLEPAVSVPQPNTVVSEPSVPVQEPTVIISEPAVTVSEQTQVIPTEMVLESTPMILESSVVKGVNLLSSDQNTAPEIGMQEIPMHSDEEPHAEGHLKNDPYESEHGTDTDLKTNNHFVAQEMEHNTASAASTGAVGEIGEGNILSISETKQCTVLDTCSSVSEADGGTLSSAGPLALEPDAVGTSKGIEFAIASALGSVSNYDVEVSLTAQDTEHDMIISTSPSGGSEADIEGPLPAKDIHLDLPSNNFINKDAEGPLSIKDCDQTLAVALSPKESSGEDKEVPLPTKEIQSDSGFSATIDDINEADLVRPLLPKDMERLTSLRAGIEGPLLPSEVERDKSAASPVVISIPERASESSSEEKDDYEIFVKVKDTHEKSKKNKNRDKGEKEKKRDSSLRSRSKRSKSSEHKSRKRTSESRSRARKRSSKSKSHRSQTRSRSRSRRRRRSSRSRSKSRGRRSVSKEKRKRSPKHRSKSRERKRKRSSSRDNRKTVRARSRTPSRRSRSHTPSRRRRSRSVGRRSFSISPSRRSRTPSRRSRTPSRRSRTPSRRSRTPSRRSRTPSRRSRTPSRRRRSRSVVRRRSFSISPVRLRRSRTPLRRRFSRSPIRRKRSRSSERGRSPKRLTDLNKAQLLEIAKANAAAMCAKAGVPLPPNLKPAPPPTIEEKVAKKSGGATIEELTEKCKQIAQSKEDDDVIVNKPHVSDEEEEEPPFYHHPFKLSEPKPIFFNLNIAAAKPTPPKSQVTLTKEFPVSSGSQHRKKEADSVYGEWVPVEKNGEENKDDDNVFSSNLPSEPVDISTAMSERALAQKRLSENAFDLEAMSMLNRAQERIDAWAQLNSIPGQFTGSTGVQVLTQEQLANTGAQAWIKKDQFLRAAPVTGGMGAVLMRKMGWREGEGLGKNKEGNKEPILVDFKTDRKGLVAVGERAQKRSGNFSAAMKDLSGKHPVSALMEICNKRRWQPPEFLLVHDSGPDHRKHFLFRVLINGSAYQPSFASPNKKHAKATAATVVLQAMGLVPKDLMANALASGVPHVDRLRFYINHFRILLCIKMYFLFNVVNIWQFKTLCKKQSVQTSPGFDFCTMEIVFNHTGFWYVYIVYLSDVFV, from the exons TGGAAGGAGTGAAGGCCAGCTCAATGGTGAAACAAATACACCTAATGAAGGAAACCAGGCAGGTGATGCAGCTGCCTCTGCCAGGAGCCTCCCAAATGAAGAAATAGTTCAGAAGATAGAGGAAGTACTTTCTGGGGTCTTAGATACAGAACTACGATATAAGCCAG acCTGAAGGAGGCCTCCAGAAAAAGTAAATGTGTGTCTGTACAAACAGATCCTACCGATGAAATTCCCACCAAAAAGTCAAAGAAgcataaaaagcacaaaaataaaaagaagaaaaagaagaaagaaaaggaaaaaaagtataaaagacaGCCAGAAGAATCTGAATCAAAGGCGAAATCACATCATGATGGGAACATAGATTTAGAATCGGATTCCTTTTTGAAGTTTGATTCTGAGCCTTCAGCGGTGGCACTGGAGCATCCTGTAAGAGCTTTTGGCCTTTCTGAGACCAGTGAATCTCCTGCAGTTGTATTAGAACCTCCTGTGGTATCAATGGAGGTATCAGAGGCACACACCTTAGAAACTCTGAAGCCAGCTACAAAAACTGCAGAACTGTCAGTTGCATCAACATCAACAATTTCAGTGCAGTCAGAGCAGTCTGTGGCAGTCACGCTGGAATCATCCATGACAAAGATTCTGGATTCCTTTACAACGGCACCAGTGCCTACTACAACAGTAGTGCTAAAGTCACCTGAGCCAGCTGTAACAATGTCAATGGAGTATCAGATGAAGCCTATGCTGAAATCTTTGGAGACCACACCTCCAGAGCAATCAAAGGTCATGTTAGAACCTCCAGTAGCAAAAGGGCTAGAGCCTTCAGAAACCCTTGTGTTATTGTCTGAGATATCTACTGAGGTGCACCCTGAGCCAAGCACATCAACAACAATGGATTTTCCAGAGTCATCAGCAACTGAAGGGGTCAGATTGCCAGAGCAGCCTGTCGAAGTACCATCGGAGATTGCAGATTCATCCATGACAAGACCACAGGAGTTGCCGGAGCTCCCCAAGACCACAGCGTTGGAGCAGCCGGAGTCGTCGGTGGCCTCAGTGATGGAGTTGCCGGGGCCACCTGCGACCTCCAAGCCGGAGTTGCAGGGGCCCCCTGTGACTCCAGTGCTGGAGTTACCTGGGCCCTCTGCTACCCCATTGCCAGAGTTGCCAGGCCCCCTTTCTACCCCAGTGCCTGAGTTGCTAGGGCCCCCTGCGACGGCAGTGCCTGAGTTGCCGGGGCCCTCTGCGACATCAGTGCCACAGTTGTCGCAGGAATTACCAGGGCTTCCAGCACCATCCATGGGGTTGGAGCCACCACAGGAGGTACCAGAGCCACCTGTGATGGCACAGGAGTTGCCAGGGCTGCCTGCGGTGACAGCAGCAGTAGAGTTGCCAGGGCAGCCTGCGGTAACAGTAGCAATGGAGTTGACCGAACAACCTGTGACGACGTCAGAGTTGGAGCAGCCTGTGGGGATGACAGCGGTGGAACATCCTGGGCAGCCTGAGGTGACAACGGCaacagggttgctggggcagCCTGAGGCAGCGATGGTGCTGGAGTTGCCAGGACAGCCAGTGGCAACGACAGCGCTGGAGTTGCCAGGGCAGCCTTCGGTGACTGGGGTGCCAGAGTTGCCAGGGCTGCCTTCGGCAACTAGGGCACTGGAGTTGTCAGGGCAGCCTGTGGCAACTGGGGCACTGGAGTTGCCTGGGCAGCTCATGGCAACTGGGGCACTGGAGTTCTCGGGGCAGTCTGGGGCAGCTGGAGCACTGGAGCTTTTGGGGCAGCCTCTGGCAACGGGGGTGCTGGAGTTGCCAGGGCAGCCTGGGGCACCAGAGTTGCCTGGGCAGCCTGTGGCAACTGTGGCGCTGGAGATCTCTGTTCAGTCTGTGGTGACAACGGAGCTGTCAACGATGACCGTGTCGCAGTCCCTGGAGGTGCCCTCGACGACAGCGCTGGAATCCTATAATACGGTAGCACAGGAGCTGCCTACTACATTAGTGGGGGAGACTTCTGTAACAGTAGGAGTGGATCCCTTGATGGCTCAGGAATCCCATATGTTAGCTTCTAACACCATGGAGACCCATATGTTAGCGTCCAACACCATGGACTCCCAGATGCTAGCGTCCAACACCATGGACTCCCAGATGCTAGCGTCCAACACCATGGACTCCCAGATGTTAGCCTCTAGCACCATGGACTCCCAGATGTTAGCAACTAGCTCCATGGACTCCCAGATGTTAGCAACTAGCTCCATGGACTCCCAGATGTTAGCAACCAGCTCCATGGACTCTCAGATGTTAGCAACCAGCTCCATGGACTCCCAGATGTTAGCAACCAGTTCCATGGACTCTCAGATGTTAGCAACCAGCTCCATGGACTCTCAGATGTTAGCAACCAGCTCCATGGACTCCCAGATGTTAGCAACCAGCACCATGGATTCCCAGATGTTAGCAACCAGCACCATGGACTCCCAGATGTTAGCTACTAGCTCTATGGATTCTCAGATGTTAGCATCAGGCACTATGGACTCTCAAATGTTAGCCTCCGGCACCATGGATGCCCAGATGTTGGCATCTGGTACCATGGATGCCCAGATGTTAGCATCTAGTACCCAAGATTCTGCAATGTTGGGTTCAAAATCTCCAGATCCCTACAGGTTAGCTCAGGATCCTTACCGGTTAGCTCAGGATCCTTATAGGTTAGGTCATGACCCTTACAGGTTAGGTCATGATGCCTACAGGTTAGGGCAAGATCCTTACAGATTAGGCCATGATCCCTACAGACTAACTCCTGATCCGTATAGGATGTCTCCTAGACCCTATAGGATAGCACCCAGGTCCTATAGAATAGCCCCCAGGCCATATAGGTTAGCACCAAGACCCCTGATGTTAGCATCTAGACGTTCTATGATGATGTCCTATGCTGCAGAACGTTCCATGATGTCATCTTATGAACGCTCTATGATGTCCTATGAGCGGTCTATGATGTCCCCTATGGCTGAGCGCTCTATGATGTCAGCCTATGAGCGCTCTATGATGTCAGCCTATGAGCGCTCTATGATGTCCCCTATGGCTGAGCGCTCTATGATGTCAGCTTACGAACGCTCTATGATGTCAGCTTACGAGCGCTCCATGATGTCCCCAATGGCTGACCGATCTATGATGTCCATGAGTGCCGACCGGTCTATGATGTCGTCCTACTCTGCTGCTGACCGGTCTATGATGTCATCGTACTCTGCAGCTGACCGATCTATGATGTCATCTTACACTGCTGATCGTTCAATGATGTCTATGGCAGCTGATTCTTACACCGATTCTTATACTGATACATATACGGAGGCATATATGGTGCCACCTTTGCCTCCTGAAGAGCCTCCAACAATGCCACCATTGCCACCTGAGGAGCCACCAATGACACCACCATTGCCTCCTGAGGAACCACCAGAGGGTCCAGCATTACCTACTGAGCAGTCAGCATTAACAGCTGAAAATACTTGGCCTACTGAGGTGCCCGCATTACCTCCTGAAGAGTCTGTGTCGCTGTCTGAACCTTCTGTGAGTCAAAGTGAGATTTCCGAGCCTTCGGCATTGCCTGCTAATTATTCGGTGTCAGCATCAGATCCTTCAGCGTTAGTGTCAGAGGCTGCTGTGACTGTTCCTGACCCAGCATTAGAGCCAGAGTCTTCGGTTACATCAACACCTGTAGAGTCTGCTGTAGTAGCAGAAGAACATCAAGTTGTTCCAGAGAGAGCAGTGACTTACATGGTATCTGAAACTACCATAATGTCAGCTGAACCAACTGTATTAACATCAGAGCCTTCAGTTATGTCTGAGACAGCAGAAACCTTTGATTCCATGAAAGCTTCAGGACATGCCTCAGAGgtgcctctttctctcttggaTCCAGCTGCAGCTAATCCAGAGGCATCACAGAGCACTCTAGAGCTGCCAGCCATGGCTGTTTCAGAGCTCCCAGCTGTGgctgtcccagagccaccaacAGGGACTGTTCCAGAGCCCCCAGCGGCAGCTGTCCTAGAGCCCCCAGCCGTGGCTATCCCTGACCCAACAGCTGTGGCTGTCTCTGACCCAGTAGCTGTGGCTGTTCCAGACACACCTGCTGAGGGTGTCCCGGAGACCCTGGCCTTGGCTGAATCTGAGCATGTTACCACTCCTGTGCCAGTTGTTTCTGCCCTGGAGCCTACTGTGCCTGTGCTGGAACCAGCAGTGTCAGTCCCTCAGCCTAATACAGTTGTTTCAGAACCATCTGTTCCTGTCCAAGAACCCACTGTGATAATTTCAGAGCCTGCTGTCACTGTCTCAGAGCAGACCCAAGTAATACCAACTGAGATGGTTTTAGAGTCTACACCAATGATACTGGAGTCGAGTGTTGTAAAAGGAGTGAATTTACTATCTAGTGATCAAAATACAGCTCCAGAGATTGGCATGCAGGAGATTCCCATGCATTCAGATGAAGAGCCACATGCTGAAGGACACCTGAAGAACGACCCATATGAAAGTGAACATGGTACAGATACAGaccttaaaacaaacaatcatTTCGTTGCTCAAGAGATGGAACATAATACAGCGTCTGCTGCCAGTACTGGTGCTGTTGGTGAAATTGGTGAAGGGAATATTCTGTCGATCAGTGAGACTAAACAATGCACAGTATTGGATACCTGCTCTAGTGTTAGTGAAGCTGATGGAGGAACTCTGTCTTCTGCTGGCCCCCTTGCTCTTGAACCTGATGCAGTGGGAACGAGTAAGGGTATTGAATTTGCCATAGCATCTGCTCTTGGTTCAGTTAGTAATTATGATGTTGAAGTATCTTTAACTGCTCAAGATACTGAACATGACATGATAATTTCCACTAGCCCTAGTGGTGGTAGCGAAGCTGACATAGAGGGACCTTTGCCTGCTAAAGACATTCATCTTGATTTACCATCTAATAACTTTATTAATAAGGATGCAGAAGGACCATTATCTATAAAAGACTGTGACCAGACATTAGCAGTTGCTCTCAGTCCTAAAGAAAGCAGTGGAGAAGATAAAGAAGTACCTCTCCCTACTAAAGAGATACAGTCAGATTCAGGATTTTCTGCCACTATTGATGATATTAATGAAGCAGATTTAGTAAGACCATTACTTCCTAAGGACATGGAACGTCTTACAAGCCTTAGAGCTGGCATTGAGGGACCTTTACTTCCAAGTGAGGTTGAACGTGACAAATCTGCTGCCAGTCCAGTTGTAATCAGTATACCAGAAAGAGCTTCAGAGTCTTCTTCAGAGGAAAAAGATGATTATGAAATTTTTGTAAAAGTTAAGGACACAcatgagaaaagcaagaaaaacaaaaaccggGACAAAggtgagaaggagaagaaaagggactCTTCATTAAGATCTAGAAGTAAGCGTTCCAAGTCTTCTGAACACAAATCACGCAAGCGTACCAGCGAATCTCGTTCTAGGGCAAGGAAGAGATCATCTAAGTCCAAGTCTCATCGCTCTCAAACGCGTTCAAGGTCCCGTTCGAGacgcaggaggaggagcagcaggtcAAGGTCAAAGTCTAGAGGAAGGCGCTCTGTATCAAAAGAGAAGCGCAAAAGATCTCCAAAGCACAGGTCAAAgtccagggaaagaaaaagaaaaagatcaagttCCAGGGATAACCGGAAAACAGTTAGAGCTCGCAGTCGCACCCCAAGTCGTCGGAGTCGGAGTCACACTCCAAGTCGTCGAAGAAGATCTAGATCTGTGGGGCGGAGGAGCTTTAGTATTTCCCCAAGCCGCCGGAGCCGCACCCCAAGCCGCCGGAGCCGCACGCCTAGCCGTAGGAGCCGCACCCCTAGCCGCCGGAGCCGCACCCCAAGCCGCCGGAGCCGTACCCCAAGCCGCCGGAGCCGTACCCCTAGTCGCCGGAGAAGATCGAGGTCTGTGGTAAGGAGACGAAGCTTTAGTATCTCACCAGTGAGATTAAGGAGATCACGAACACCATTGAGAAGAAGGTTTAGCAGATCTCCCATCCGCCGTAAACGGTCCAGGTCTTCTGAAAGAGGCAGATCACCTAAACGTCTAACAGATTTGA ATAAGGCTCAGTTACTTGAAATAGCCAAAGCTAATGCAGCTGCCATGTGTGCTAAGGCTGGTGTTCCTTTACCGCCAAACCTAAAGCCTGCACCTCCACCTACAATAGaagagaaagtagctaaaaaGTCAGGAGGAGCTACTATAGAAGAACTAACTGAG aaatgcaaaCAGATCGCACAGAGTAAAGAAGATGATGATGTGATAGTGAATAAACCTCATGTTTCAGACGAAGAGGAAGAAGAACCTCCTTTTTATCATCATCCCTTTAAACTCAGTGAACCCAAACCCATTTTTTTCAATCTGAAT attGCTGCGGCAAAGCCAACTCCACCAAAAAGCCAGGTAACGTTAACGAAAGAGTTTCCTGTGTCGTCTGGATCTCAGCATCGAAAAAAAGAAGCAGATAGTGTGTATGGAGAATGGGTTCCTGTAGAGAAAAAtggtgaagaaaacaaagatgatgaTAATGTTTTCAGCAGCAATTTGCCCTCTGAG ccTGTGGACATCTCAACAGCAATGAGTGAGCGGGCACTTGCTCAGAAAAGACTCAGTGAAAATGCATTTGACCTTGAAGCCATGAGCATGTTAAATCGAGCTCAGGAACGG atCGATGCCTGGGCTCAGCTGAACTCCATTCCCGGTCAGTTTACCGGAAGTACGGGAGTGCAGGTTCTGACACAGGAGCAGTTGGCCAATACTGGTGCCCAAGCTTGGATTAAAAAG GATCAGTTCTTAAGAGCAGCCCCGGTAACTGGAGGAATGGGAGCCGTTTTGATGAGAAAAAtgggatggagagaaggagaaggattaggaaaaaacaaagaaggaaataaggagCCTATCCTAGTTGATTTTAAGACAGACCGAAAAG gtcttGTTGCAGtaggagaaagagcacaaaagaGGTCCGGAAACTTCTCTGCTGCAATGAAAGATCTGTCAg GCAAACATCCTGTGTCTGCTTTGATGGAAATCTGTAATAAGAGAAGGTGGCAACCACCAGAATTTCTCTTGGTCCATGATAGTGGCCCTGATCATcgcaaacattttctctttagg GTATTGATAAATGGAAGCGCTTACCAGCCCAGCTTTGCCAGCCCTAATAAGAAGCATGCTAAAGCCACAGCAGCTACTGTGGTTCTTCAAGCAATGGGCCTTGTACCAAAGGACCTCATGGCTAATGCC CTTGCTTCAGGAGTGCCTCACGTAGATAGATTGAGGTTTTATATTAATCATTTCAGA ATTTTACTCTGCATcaaaatgtatttcctctttAATGTTGTAAATATTTGGCAATTTAAGACATTGTGTAAAAAGCAATCTGTACAAACATCTCCAGGCTTTGATTTTTGTACCATGGAAATTGTATTTAACCATACAGGGTTTTGGTATGTTTATATTGTTTACCTTAGTGATGTATTTGTTTAA